In Carya illinoinensis cultivar Pawnee chromosome 6, C.illinoinensisPawnee_v1, whole genome shotgun sequence, a single genomic region encodes these proteins:
- the LOC122312656 gene encoding uncharacterized protein LOC122312656 yields MRSLSRGDHERWLVMGDFNEITSRIEKKGGKDRSELQMESFRRMIDDCTLFDLGYEGTSFTWWNSREGVNAIHERLDRALANNAWCGAFPYAKVFHTIAAYSDHNPIVLQTEGCVQKFKGQKPFRFEAIWTESEECGQVIEKAWQVHCGDGPIGEVVNKISRCSDSLLRWNKASFGTVQKRLRMARVQLEKIQAENLRNPNRVAVQQARKKVQIWLEREEILWRQRSKALWLKGGDQNTKYFHSKACQRKKKNTITWLKDEHGEWQENEQRDELIIKYFEEIFKSSGLAISYLLYKAG; encoded by the coding sequence ATGAGGTCTTTAAGTAGGGGTGATCATGAGAGATGGTTGGTGATgggtgactttaatgaaatcaCTAGTAGAATAGAAAAAAAGGGTGGGAAGGATAGATCTGAATTACAAATGGAGAGTTTTAGAAGAATGATAGATGACTGCACCTTATTTGATCTGGGTTATGAAGGAACCAGTTTTACATGGTGGAATAGCAGAGAAGGGGTTAATGCTATTCATGAAAGACTCGATAGAGCCCTAGCAAACAATGCATGGTGTGGAGCTTTTCCTTATGCAAAGGTGTTTCATACCATTGCTGCTTATTCAGACCATAACCCTATTGTGCTACAAACTGAGGGTTGTGTGCAAAAGTTTAAAGGCCAAAAGCCTTTTAGGTTTGAAGCAATATGGACAGAAAGTGAAGAATGTGGACAGGTGATTGAGAAGGCTTGGCAAGTTCATTGTGGTGATGGACCTATTGGAGAGGTGGTGAACAAGATTTCGAGATGTAGTGACAGTTTGCTAAGGTGGAACAAAGCTAGTTTTGGAACAGTCCAAAAGAGATTAAGGATGGCTAGAGTGCAACTAGAGAAGATCCAAGCTGAGAACTTAAGAAATCCAAATAGAGTAGCAGTTCAGCAAGCAAGAAAGAAAGTACAAATATGGCTTGAGAGGGAGGAAATACTTTGGAGGCAGAGATCAAAAGCATTATGGTTAAAAGGGGGAGATCAAAATACTAAGTATTTCCACAGCAAAGCAtgtcaaaggaaaaagaagaataccATCACCTGGCTCAAGGATGAACATGGGGAATGGCAAGAAAATGAGCAAAGGGACGAATTGATAATAAAGTATTTTGAAGAGATATTTAAATCAAGTGGCTTGGCAATTTCTTATCTTCTCTACAAGGCAGGGTAA